In the genome of Xenopus tropicalis strain Nigerian chromosome 10, UCB_Xtro_10.0, whole genome shotgun sequence, the window TTTGGTTCTCCCCCTAGTGGTTATTAACGGGTTATTACAGGGAGCCTTTCCCAACCCACAAGCCCTGCCCCTAGTGGTTGCTCGCTGGGGGGGGCTCGGCCGTGTTTGGGTAGAGGGAAGAGTGCAGACAGGagggaaagttttggaagccaATAAATCAAGTTATATAGGAAGGGGCACCCTATCCAACATGCTGGGGGGCTCCCTTATGACTCATGCTGCCGCTAAACCCTCCTGCTTGATACCCATAATACACAGCAGTCTCTATCTCAGCCGTATTTATATCATGTAGAAAATACAGAAATACTCATTATGTTCAAAACCATCTTGTTTGGAAATCAAATGACGGAGTCGCTTCTCATGATGAGGTGACGGGGGGCTCAGCCCCTGAGTAACAGATCCAGTTATGTGCGAAACTGAGGGGGGATCCCTCCCAGcccaatagtaacatagtaacatagtaagttgggttgaaaaaagacatacgtccatcaagttcaaccataatgcctatatataacctgcctaactactagttaagGACACCCCAGGCCCATAAATGGCTTCATACAGGGGACAGGGCCAGTCCCAACACACAGACATCTTGTAACAAAGAGCAAGTCCATTCAGTCCAAGCTGTTAcgcttcctcctcttcctctcccaGCATGCCGCTGTTATTTGGGgcacttcctcctcctcctctcccagCATGCCGCTGTTATTTGGGGcacttcctcctcctcttcctctcccaGCATGCCGCTGTTATTTGGGGCACTTCCTTCTCCTCTCCCAGCATGCCGCTGTTATTTGGGGCACTTCCTCCTTCTCTCCCAGCATGCCGCTGTTATTTGGGGcacttcctcctcctcttcctctcccaGCATGCCGCTGTTATTTGGGGCACTTCCTTCTCCTCTCCCAGCATGCCGCTGTTATTTGGGGCACTTCCTCCTTCTCTCCCAGCATGCCGCTGTTATTTAGGGCACTTCCTCCTCCTCTCCCAGCATGCCGCTGTTATTTGGGGCGCTTCCTCCTCTCCCAGCATGCCGCTGTTATTTAGGGcgcttcctcctcctcttcctctcccaGCATGCCGCTGTTATTTGGGGCACTTCCTCCTCCTCTCCCAGCATGCCGCTGTTATTTGGGGcgcttcctcctcctcttcctctcccaGCATGCTGCTGTTATTTGGGgcacttcctcctcctcctcctctcccagCATGCCGCTGTTATTTGGGgcacttcctcctcctcctctcccagCATGCCGCTGTTATTTGGGGCGCTTTCTCCTGAAACCGGCCTCTTCTGTAGGATTGAATGGAACACCCCTCTCTGAAACATGGCGCAAGTCTCATTGCCCCTTATCTTACCCCCCAGGAACAAATAGTAAGGGCTCTGCACAACAGCACATCTAGGTGAGACATTTAAAGGGCGAGagggagccagtagggcaagatggagccagtagggcaagatggagccagtagggcaagatggaggcagtagggcaagatggaggcagtagggctagatggagacagtagggcaagatggaggcagtagggcaagatggaggcagtagggcaagatggaggcagtagggcaagatggaggcagtagggcaagatggagacagtagggcaagatggaggcagtagggcaagatgatgaaTAGGTGAAGACAGCAGCcatgtaaatcagcccccttgaaATACAGAGAGGTTCGTACAATCTTACCCATAATTTCCTCTCTTGTCATTGGCCGAGATATAACATCTCTAAGTGCCTCTAGCCACTCCCTCTGCTCTTTCACATTTTCACAAGTCAAGACAAACTCTCTCGCTGGGGTCTGGATAATAATCCCACAATCCCAATTGTTTCCCTTCATCCCTTGGGGCAAACCATCTCGGACTGCATATCCTCGCTCCTTACTTCCAATAAAGACTCCACCCTTCTCAAAGGCATCCTGGGAAATAAGAAATAACTGTGAATATGGCTCTCTAAATCACCCAGGGAGCACCCCCCCTGCACACATCCCCCAGGGAGCACCCCCCCTGCACACATCCCCCAGGGAGCACCCCCACATATCACTCAGGGAGCCCCCCCCTGCACACATCCCCCAGGGAGCACCCCCCTGCACACATCCCCCAGGGAGCACCCCCCTGCACACATCCCCCAGGGAGCACCCCCCTGCACACATCCCCCAGGGAGCACCCCCCTGCACACATCCCCCAGGGAGCACCCCCCTGCACACATCCCCCAGGGAGCACCCCCCTGCACACATCCCCCAGGGAGCACCCCCCTGCACACATCCCCCAGGGAGCACCCCCCTGCACACATCCCCCAGGAAGCACCCTCCTGCACATATCCCCCAGGGAGCACCCCCCTGCACACATCCCCCAGGAAGCACCCTCCTGCACATATCCCCCAGGGAGCACCCCCCTGCACACATCCCCCAGAAAGCACACTCCTGCACACATCCCCCAGGAAGCACCCTCCTGCACATATCCCCCAGGGAGCACCCCCCTGCACACATCCCCCAGGGAGCACCCCCACATATCACTCAGGGAGCCCCCCCTGCACACATCCCCCAGGGAGCACCCCCACATATCACTCAGGGAGCCCCCCCTGCACACATCCCCCAGGGAGCACCCCCACATATCACCCAGGGAGCCCCCCCACATATCACCCAGGGAGCCCCCCCACATATCACCCAGGGAGCCCCCCCACATATCACCCAGGGAGCACCCCCACATATCACCCAGGGAGCCCCCCCACATATCACCCAGGGAGCCCCCCCACATATCACCCAGGGAGCACCCCCACATATCACCCAGGGAGCACCCCCACATATCACCCAGGGAGCACCCCCACATATCACCCAGGGAGCACCCCCACATATCACCCAGGGAGCCCTGCTTGGCACTTACCAGAGGATTCTTATAATAAAGAAGTTTTCTTCCCCCTGAATCCAGGTTGAACCATCGCTTCTTAAAGGCTTCTTTTTGCTTTGGGAGTCACAGAAACAGAGATTGAATAATAAAGAGCCAATCCAGGCCCAGCCGCTCTGTAAGTGCCCACCCCCTTGGGGCCACAGATGGACAGATAAAGGCACTTACCTTGGGGCCAGTTTTCTCCATGTATCCAACTTTACTGTAATTCCTGGTGATCTTGGGTATCAGCTAAATACACAGGAACATCTCAGTATCATTGTCTGGCACATTGGGGGGCACCTCATATACAGGGGGGCACCTCCCACCCACCCTCTGTGCCCTCCCACCCGCTGTGTCCTtctactgtactgtctaagggaaacactatggcaccccctacccatatgtataaatacaaatatacagagaaggaatgttctgggcacacaataagctgtacccccatactgtactgtctaagggaaacactatggcacctcctacccatatgtataaatacaaatatacagagaaggaatgttctgggcacacaataagctgtacccccatactgtactgtctaagggaaacactatggcaccccctacccatatgtataaatacaaatatacagagagggaatgttctgggcacacaataagctgtacccccatactgtactgtctaagggaaacactatggcacccctacccatatgtataaatacaaatatacagagagggaatgttctgggcacacaataagctgtacccccatactgtactgtctaagggaaacactatggcaccccctacccatatgtataaatacaaatatacagagagggaatgttctgggcacacaataagctgtacccccatactgtactgtctaagggaaacactatggcaccccctacccatatgtataaatacaaatatacagagaaggaatgttctgggcacacaataagctgtacccccatactgtactgtctaagggaaacactatggcaccccctacccatatgtataaatacaaatatacagagagggaatgttctgggcacacaataagctgtacccccatactgtactgtctaagggaaacactatggcaccccctacccatatgtataaatacaaatatacagagaaggaatgttctgggcacacaataagctgtacccccatactgtactgtctaagggaaacactatggcaccccctacccatatgtataaatacaaatatacagagaaggaatgttctgggcacacaataagctgtacccccatactgtactgtctgtgggaaacactatggcaccccctacccatatgtataaatacaaatatacagagaaggaatgctctgggcacacaataagctgtacccccatactgtactgtctaagggaaacactatggcaccccctaccaatatgtataaatacaaatatacagagatggaatgctctgggcacacaataagctgtacccccatactgtactgtctaagggaaacactatggcacctcctacccatatgtataaatacaaatatacagagatggaatgctctgggcacacaataagctgtacccccatactgtactgtctaagggaaacactatggcacctcctacccatatgtataaatacaaatatacagagatggaatgctctgggcacacaataagctgtacccccatactgtactgtctaagggaaacactatggcacctcctacccatatgtataaatacaaatatacagagagggaatgttctgggcacacaataagctgtacccccatactgtactgtctaagggaaacactatggcacctcctacccatatgtataaatacaaatatacagagaaggaatgttctgggcacacaataagctgtacccccatactgtactgtctaagggaaacactatggcaccccctacccatatgtataaatacaaatatacagagaaggaatgctctgggcacacaataagctgtacccccatactgtactgtctaagggaaacactatggcaccccctacccatatgtataaatacaaatatacagagaaggaatgctctgggcacacaataagctgcaccCTGAAGTGATACTTGTGGGCTGTTTCTTGGAAGTGGTGAGGAACTGGTTTTGCTGGGAAACAGGTTTGTCAGTGGAGGGAATTACAGGTTTGTTTCCTGGTGTGCAGGGAGGAATGTGCTTGGGTTGAGCTGAGGGGCCCGTAGAGCTGATATTTTTACCCTGACGTTGCTCACTCAGGGGTAATTCCCGGGGCCCAAAGCAGGATATGTAATGCAGATAAATGAGCAGTGCTTACCTCTGCCTCTGAGGCTTGTGGGTAGGTGGCCCTCAGGTAATGGAAGCGAGCTGCACGCAGGCAGTTGTACCAGGCCACTATTTCCTATAGAGACACagaataaccctgtatttccccaTTGCTAAAAGGCCTGGGGCCATTGGTGCCAGTAGGGCCACTCCAGGGAGGGAACTCTCCCCCCGCAGGACCTACCGTGCCAGGCTGTTACCCACTCATTTCCCCCAGTACCCGCAGCCCCTCTCACCTCTCCGCTCTCGTGATAAACAAAGATATTCCGGGTCTGTCCGTCCCTCACGTATGTGATCTCCAGGCCGTGTTGGTGGCCGATCTTCTCCCCCTGGAACGTGACATTCAGGCTCTGGATGGGGATTGTCCCCTTTGGGCCCTTGCcctgaagcaaaaacacaatgAGGGGCCCAGCACCCGATTGCCTCCACCATTATACATATGGGATTCTCATTACCCAGACattcccatggggggggggggggcaggaattaCTCACATTGTCCTTAGTGTAATATTTCAGCAGCCCCTCACTTCTACACAGGACAAATCTTCTCTCCTGGAACCCTTTGCTGTCTCTTCCCCGTTTGTACAGGAAGCCTTCCCGGGGGGCTGCGGGGAGAAAGAGCCCCCTTCAGTGCCAGGCTCAGTCAAACAGGTACCCCTACATTGTTACACTGACACCCCAAAGAGAAAGGAGCCCCCCTCAGTGCCAGGCTCAGTCCAACAGGTACCCCTACATTGTTACACTGACACCCCAAAGAGAAAGGAGCCCCCCTCAGTGCCAGGCTCAGTCCAACAGGTACCCCTACATTGTTACACTGACACCCCAAAGGGAAAGGAGCCCCCCTCAGTGCCGGGCTCAGTCCAACAGGTACCCCTACATTGTTACACTGACACCCCAAAGGGAAAGGAGACCCCCTCAGTGCCGGGCTCAGTCCAACAGGTACCCCTACATTGTTACACTGACACCCCAAAGGGAAAGGAGACCAACTCAGTGCCGGGCTCAGTCCAACAGGTACCCCTACATTGTTACACTGACACCCCAAAGGGAAAGGAGCCCCCCTCAGTGCCGGGCTCAGTCCAACAGGTACCCCTACATTGTTACACTGACACCCCAAAGGGAAAGGAGACCCCCTCAGTGCCGGGCTCAGTCCAACAGGTACCCCTACATTGTTACACTGACACCCCAAAGGGAAAGGAGACCCCCTCAGTGCCGGGCTCAGTCCAACAGGTACCCCTACATTGTTACACTGACACCCCAAAGGGAAAGGAGACCCCCTCAGTGCCGGGCTCAGTCCAACAGGTACCCCTACATTGTTACACTGACACCCCAAAGGGAAAGGAGACCCCCTCAGTGCCGGGCTCAGTCCAACAGGTACCCCTACATTGTTACACTGACACCCCAAAGGGAAAGGAGACCCCCTCAGTGCCGGGCTCAGTCCAACAGGTACCCCTACATTGTTACATTGACACCCCAAAGAGAAAGAGCCCCCCTCAGTGCCAGGCTCAGTCCAACAGGTACATTGTTACATTGACACATTGATAACCTCAGTGCCAAGTCTTTGCTCAGTTACCCCACTGGCACCCCTATATATGCACATTGATACCCTCAGTGCCAAGTCTTTGCTCAGTTACCCCACTGGCACCCCTATATATGCACATTGATAACCTCAGTGCCAAGTCTTTGCTCAGTTACCCCACTGGCACATTGATACCCTGAGTGTGGGGGTGACTCTCAGGAGCGCAGCACTGCTGGCCGGAGCAGCctgtgagggtgcaggggtgcctGGATGGGGGTATTGGGGTGATTTACCTGTAGTGTAGGAAGCCTCTGTATTGGACATAAATTCCTCCCGCTGGTACTTAGAGCGAAtccactgttcctttaatacgcTGAGAATAAAGATAAAAGCACCGTGACTTACTGCAGTGCTGCGCTCTCCCCTATGGAACCCCCTctgccccaaacagccccaaggTACCTATAACCATATGGCTGCTGTCCCTAGTGGGGTGACTAGATGGTAAAGGGTCACTCAGGCCCCCCCTAAATTCAGGGACGGGGGGACTGGATTTCCCATAAAGACAAACTGGAAATGATTATTAATGTGTCACTGGCCCCCAGCGGCCATGGGGCCCGCGTCCCCTATAGATATAAGCCCCCCCTACATGCAATAGTGGGCGGAGCTGGACTCACTCGCAGTCGCCGGCGCGGGGCCGATAGTAGAACGGAGGGACAAAAGCTTCATATTTCCTCTTTGCCTCCAGGTTTCCATTTCTTCTCATGAACTGCAATGAGAAAACAGGTCAGGGAACAGACCCACCCCCATTTCCTACTGTAACCATAGCAACTGCACCCACCCACTTCATCAGGTGCCAGACCAGTAACATAAACTGGTCTCAGTAG includes:
- the adap2 gene encoding arf-GAP with dual PH domain-containing protein 2, whose product is MVNRERNNRLLDTLKLPGNSQCADCGLPDPDWASCKVGVFICLQCSGVHRSFTESGKVKSIQLDNWEDERLVQFMRRNGNLEAKRKYEAFVPPFYYRPRAGDCDVLKEQWIRSKYQREEFMSNTEASYTTAPREGFLYKRGRDSKGFQERRFVLCRSEGLLKYYTKDNGKGPKGTIPIQSLNVTFQGEKIGHQHGLEITYVRDGQTRNIFVYHESGEEIVAWYNCLRAARFHYLRATYPQASEAELIPKITRNYSKVGYMEKTGPKQKEAFKKRWFNLDSGGRKLLYYKNPLDAFEKGGVFIGSKERGYAVRDGLPQGMKGNNWDCGIIIQTPAREFVLTCENVKEQREWLEALRDVISRPMTREEIMEEAGFRRKRPK